The following proteins are encoded in a genomic region of bacterium:
- the nusB gene encoding transcription antitermination factor NusB: MKKKRRWARELTLKMLYALEVGDQSLNKGTFQEYFWNKEKNIPCSVKDYTQELVKGIEKNIQEIDKVISKHSKNWRIDRQSIINRNILRIGIYELIFCLDIPYVVCIDEAIELAKEYSDEDSPSFINGVLDVVRKDYHGCILGETSRLPGL; encoded by the coding sequence ATGAAGAAAAAAAGAAGGTGGGCACGAGAATTAACTTTAAAGATGTTGTATGCTCTGGAGGTGGGTGATCAATCATTAAATAAGGGAACTTTCCAAGAGTATTTTTGGAACAAAGAGAAGAATATTCCTTGTTCGGTAAAAGATTATACTCAAGAGTTAGTTAAAGGGATAGAAAAAAACATCCAAGAAATAGATAAAGTTATTTCTAAACATAGTAAAAATTGGAGGATTGATAGACAAAGTATCATTAACCGTAATATCTTAAGAATAGGTATTTATGAATTAATCTTTTGTTTAGATATTCCATATGTGGTATGTATCGATGAAGCTATTGAGTTGGCAAAAGAATATAGCGATGAAGATTCCCCTTCTTTTATTAATGGAGTTTTAGATGTGGTAAGAAAGGATTACCATGGGTGTATTTTGGGAGAAACAAGTAGATTGCCTGGTTTGTAA
- the ribH gene encoding 6,7-dimethyl-8-ribityllumazine synthase, giving the protein MPKICEGSFDAKGLKFALIISRFNEFITKRLEEGALDALLRNSALDDNITIYRVPGSFEIPYLAFKLAKNEDFNAIICLGTIIRGSTPHFEYICNESAKGIAQAAISSGKPVIYGIITADTIEQAIERAGTKSGNKGFDAAITAIEMANLYKNL; this is encoded by the coding sequence ATGCCAAAAATATGTGAAGGAAGTTTTGATGCCAAAGGACTTAAGTTTGCTCTTATTATTTCTCGTTTTAACGAATTTATTACTAAAAGACTAGAAGAAGGAGCTTTAGATGCCTTGCTAAGAAATAGTGCCTTGGATGATAATATTACTATCTATCGAGTTCCTGGTTCTTTTGAAATTCCATACCTGGCTTTTAAACTTGCCAAAAACGAAGATTTTAATGCTATTATTTGCTTAGGGACGATCATAAGAGGATCTACTCCTCATTTTGAATATATTTGCAATGAAAGTGCTAAAGGTATTGCTCAAGCGGCTATTTCTTCTGGAAAGCCAGTAATATATGGAATTATCACTGCTGATACTATTGAACAAGCTATCGAAAGAGCCGGTACTAAGAGTGGGAATAAAGGATTTGATGCTGCCATAACGGCTATAGAAATGGCTAATTTATATAAAAATTTATAA